The Phycisphaerae bacterium DNA segment GGTCTGACCGCTCGCGTATCGCCTCCGCGGACGTGGAGCGACTCAGCCTGCTCGTTGGCCGGTACTTCACGTGATTGGGGGCGGTGGCTGCGGTACCCATCAGGTGAATAGGCCCATGGATCGTCAAATGTATCTCCGTCGCCCGCAGCAATTCTTGTATTTGAGGTTGCTCCCGCACGGACATGGATCGTTCCGCGAGACGCGATGACCGGGCGACAGCCTGCCCGGGCGAGACGGGGATAAGTCGTGACCTTCGTCCCATTCTCCGGGGTCTTTCCCGGGCTCGACATACCGAATCCGGCAGGATGTACGGTGCTTGAGCGCCGCTGAAATGATCAAGGTCGCCAAGGCGACCTCCTGTTCGAATGTTGCGTTTTTCGGATCGATGGAGTTGATATTGCCGCGATCGGCGTCGAGCTGATGCCAGATCTCTTCGAGGACTTCAACAGTAACGGGCAGAGCGGCGCCGGTGGTCATTGAAAACTCCGGCATGTCGACGATTCGGCTCGCCAGCAGGAGACCGGGAACCGCCATGCGACTGAACGACTCGTCCGCAATGAGCCGCCGTTCGTTTCGCAGCAAATCGACGGCCTCGATGCCGAGGGAGGGGGCAACGGCGGTCACTGCCAAAAAACGGTATTTGCTGTTGCACATGGCTTGGAGTGCCAGCGTCTCCGCCGACCCTTCGGGATACGGTGAGGTTGCGGCGAAACGTGAGATCACCGTAGCGCCCTGGTCGAGCCCGAAGAAGATGCAGTAATCCATCAGGACGTCCGTTTCGTTAATGTCGTCGAACACCAACGTGCCTCGCACCATCATGCCCAGCGTTCTTGCGCACGCGTCGAGCGTGTTCTTGGGTATCTTACCAACCAACCGGTTGGCCAGTTTGGAGGTGATCGCGCGGGTGCGGCGATACTCTTCCAGAAGCCGCGTGCACTCGGCGGCGGGAACTGGAGAAGGTAAAGGGCTGTGGCGGGCAGCCTCCACGCAATCGATCACGCCCCTCATTCCGTCAAGCAGAATGCTGCTGATGGACATTTCCGGTGTCTCCGTGGCTAGTAAACCCTGTCGGCCTCGCGAAGGATGTCTTTCCGTCGGTAGGTCGATCTGACCAGATCTTCATTTCGAATGGCAAACCGATTATCGATGTTTCTCACCTGTCTTACCGAGCCGTCGAAGCTGAGGATGTTGAGTTGCCGGGCCCTGTGATTGGTTCGCGTGTATGACGGGTCGATGGTGATGAGCGAGTTCATGTCCAGGGCCAAGGCCGTCGCCCGTTGCCCGATGCCGTTCAGTCCGAGTCTGTCGAGTTGTCCGCGACCGTCGGTCTCATCCAACTGCCGGTAGAGGAAGGAGCAGAACCCCGGAGCCATTTTCCGCATCAGGATCTTGGCCAGCTCCTCCACGGGGTCGTTCGAATCATCTCCTGGACAATAGAGAACCTCGGACGTGATGTTTTGCTGACAGAGGAGCAATCCCAGCGCCATCCTGGAGCGGATCGGCTCTTGCGGTCCGGTCCAGATCTGGCTGGTGGCCACGGTGCCGTCATTGGACTCCAGGATTCCGCCCAGACTCTGGACGACCGGACCGTGCGGAATGACGCGGCAAGCGTTGGCATAGGCGGTGATGCCCGTGCCGATTTGTCGCAGATTGCTGCCGCAGATGGCAAGGCGGGCCTGGTCGCGGACGCGAGACACGGCGGGCAGCAGGATCGCCACCAACAAGGCGATGATGGCAAGCACAACCAGCACTTCGATCAGGGTGAACGCCGGCCGGCGACATGTTCGCATCGCAGTTCCTCGGGGTCTTCTCGACGACCGGAAGCCAATTGTACCGTGTTGGGTCGCCGCCGCCAGTCCGTATTGCGTTGACATCGCCTTTCCGTATGGCTACGTTAGCACATGGCCGTGGATGGTCGGGATGGTTCCCACACGCCCTGTTATTGCCGCGAGGGGCGGCCCTTGCAGAAGGGCCGGTTCCGTTGCCTGCCTTGTTGCTTTTCTTCGCAGCAGTCGGAGGTCCTCGGATGAACGCGCATCGCAAACTCGACCGGCTCGTGGTCTTGGGTCTGCTCGTGCTTGGTGGGTGCGGCGAGGATTTCTGGGGCAGCAAGAAGCCGACTACCCGCCCGTCGGGCACGCTGCCCGACCTGGACGCCATGCGACGTTCTGTTCAGTCTGTCGCGATGGAGGGGACAATCGGCTCGGTGGCCAACCTGCAGGGGATGCGCTACATGCGGGTGCGAGGCTACGGGCTGGTGTGGGGACTGAACGGGCAGGGTAGCAGGTTCTGTCCTCCGGCGATACGCGAGCGGATCCTGCGAGACATCCGCCGGTTCCGGCTGGCAAACCCGCATCTGGAGAGGAATCTGACGGCGGAGGAACTGATCGACAGCATGAATACGGCGGTCGTGGAGGTCACCGGTGACGTGCCGGCCGGCGCGCAGGAGGGGACCGTATTCGACGTGGTTGTGTCGGCGGTGGCAACCAGCCCGGACGCGCGGTCGCTGGCCGGCGGGCACCTCCTGCCCTGTGAGCTCCAGATCCTTCAGGAAACCTCGCCAGGCGATGCGATCGAGGGGCGGACTCATGCCAAAGCTCGCGGGCCGGTTTTCACGAATCCCTTTATCGGCTCGAGCACGCAGCCTGCGGCCGACACCAGCCTTTTGGAGGGCAGAGTGATCGGCGGCGGCGTGAACACTCTGAAGCGCCGACTCGGCCTCGACACATTTGTCCCGTCCTATCGGACGGTTCGCGAGATTGCCGATGCGGTCAATCGTCGTTTTGTCGGTGACCCGAAGATCGCGGATCCCATATCTTCCAGCCACGTCGATCTGAGAGTACCGGATGAGTATCGCGGAAGGGAAGCTCGGTTTATCGAGTTGGTGATGCACTTGCCCTTGTCGCCGTCACCTGCGGTGAGAGAGATGCGTACCAAGGCGCTGATCAGCGCGTTGTCGAGTTCGATCGAACCGCCGGAGGACGCGGCTTTGTCATTAGAGGGAATCGGGCCTTCGGTGATTACCATGCTTTCGCCGCTCTACACGCATCCCCAACGCCAAGTGAGCTGGTACGCAGCCAGAACCGGTTTGAGACTTGGTGATGCCCCCGCCTTGGAGGTGGTTGCCCGCCACGCGAGAGACCCCAAGAGCCCCTATCGCATGCAGGCGATCCGGGAGATGGGTAGCTGCCGCCGAATGGCGTTGGCAACCACGGTTCTTCGAGAGCTTCTGGACAGCCCCGACACCTGGGTCCGCATTCGGGCTTACGAAGCCCTTCGAACGGCCGACCGGTCAGCCATGGTGTCCTTGGTGGTCGGCCGTGAGCCCGGGAACTTCATCCTTGACGTGCTGCCCTCGGCGGCGTCTCCCCTGATCTACGCGAGACGAAGCGAGGTCCGACGGATCGCACTGATTGGCGCGGACCAGATGTCCTTTCGGCTCCCGCTGTTTTACTCCAAGCCGGGCAAGCAGGTGACTTTGTCGGCCGCCGCGGGCGATCAGAAGCTGACCGTCCTTCGCAAGGAACTCAACAAGGTGGCGGGTGAGTTCAAGGTTCCGCTCTCGGTCGTGCAGATGACTCGTTTCATGGGCGAGGACCCGAGGATGGGGCCGGACAAGACGCCGGCGGGACTTGGCCTCGATTATGCAGCGGTGCTCGACGTGTTGTACACCCTTTGTCAGGATGGGGCCCTGAACGCCCGCATGGAATGGGAACAGCAGAGCATCGAGGACCTGATCGGCCCCCTACGGCCGAGGGGGCGCCCCGAATCTGATTTATGATCTTCGCCGCATTATCATGACCGATGTCGGTCTTTACGTTCACGTTCCCTTTTGCCCTCGCAAGTGCGGGTATTGTGATTTCTATTCGATTACGCCGGACGATTCACTGGTTGCCGGCTACATCGATGCGGTCTTGAGCGAACTCGATGCCGTTGTCGCTGAAGACCGCGTGCGTGTGGAGACCATTTTCGTCGGCGGCGGCACACCGACCATCCTGCCTGAGTCGTCTTTGGCCCGCTTGATGGAGCATCTGGCTCAGATATACCGGGTCCACCGCGTCGTTGAGTTTTCCGTGGAAGCCAATCCGGCTTCATTGACAGAGGAAAAGGCTTTCCTGCTCAGGGAGGCGGGGGTAAACCGCGTGTCGATCGGGGCTCAATCGTTTGTGCCTGCCGAGCTTGAGATCCTCGAACGGTTGCACCGTCCGGAGGATATCGCTGCCGGCGTCGAGCTGGCTCGTCGGGCAGGTTTCGAGCACCTCAATCTGGACCTGATTTTCGGGGTACCGGGTCAGACGCTTGACACGTGGAACAGGTCGCTGGGAGCAGCCATCGACTTGGGGCCTGACCATGTCGCGTGTTACGGATTGACCTATGAGCCAGGCACGCCTCTGGCTGTCCGACGCGATTGCGGCCAGATTACGCCCGTCGATGAGGAAGTCGAGACCGAAATGTATATGCGGGCCATCGACCGCATGGCCGAGGCCGGTTTCCAGCAGTACGAGATCAGCAACTTCGCTCGTCCTGGCGCCGAGTGTCAGCACAATCTCAGGTACTGGCGGAACCGGCCCGGAATTGGAGTTGGGCCGGCCGCAGCCAGTTACTTGAACGGCTGCCGGTGGCGAAATGTCGTCAGTGTGGAGGAATACATA contains these protein-coding regions:
- the hemW gene encoding radical SAM family heme chaperone HemW yields the protein MTDVGLYVHVPFCPRKCGYCDFYSITPDDSLVAGYIDAVLSELDAVVAEDRVRVETIFVGGGTPTILPESSLARLMEHLAQIYRVHRVVEFSVEANPASLTEEKAFLLREAGVNRVSIGAQSFVPAELEILERLHRPEDIAAGVELARRAGFEHLNLDLIFGVPGQTLDTWNRSLGAAIDLGPDHVACYGLTYEPGTPLAVRRDCGQITPVDEEVETEMYMRAIDRMAEAGFQQYEISNFARPGAECQHNLRYWRNRPGIGVGPAAASYLNGCRWRNVVSVEEYIARVRAGRSTAVDVECLTPVERAGEIAMLRLRTNEGILCEEFRAETGYDAQELFAEAIRSHCRAKLLTADDDRIALTRKGLLVADAVIRDFLKPSGC
- a CDS encoding flagellar basal body P-ring protein FlgI produces the protein MNAHRKLDRLVVLGLLVLGGCGEDFWGSKKPTTRPSGTLPDLDAMRRSVQSVAMEGTIGSVANLQGMRYMRVRGYGLVWGLNGQGSRFCPPAIRERILRDIRRFRLANPHLERNLTAEELIDSMNTAVVEVTGDVPAGAQEGTVFDVVVSAVATSPDARSLAGGHLLPCELQILQETSPGDAIEGRTHAKARGPVFTNPFIGSSTQPAADTSLLEGRVIGGGVNTLKRRLGLDTFVPSYRTVREIADAVNRRFVGDPKIADPISSSHVDLRVPDEYRGREARFIELVMHLPLSPSPAVREMRTKALISALSSSIEPPEDAALSLEGIGPSVITMLSPLYTHPQRQVSWYAARTGLRLGDAPALEVVARHARDPKSPYRMQAIREMGSCRRMALATTVLRELLDSPDTWVRIRAYEALRTADRSAMVSLVVGREPGNFILDVLPSAASPLIYARRSEVRRIALIGADQMSFRLPLFYSKPGKQVTLSAAAGDQKLTVLRKELNKVAGEFKVPLSVVQMTRFMGEDPRMGPDKTPAGLGLDYAAVLDVLYTLCQDGALNARMEWEQQSIEDLIGPLRPRGRPESDL
- a CDS encoding SEC-C domain-containing protein, whose amino-acid sequence is MSISSILLDGMRGVIDCVEAARHSPLPSPVPAAECTRLLEEYRRTRAITSKLANRLVGKIPKNTLDACARTLGMMVRGTLVFDDINETDVLMDYCIFFGLDQGATVISRFAATSPYPEGSAETLALQAMCNSKYRFLAVTAVAPSLGIEAVDLLRNERRLIADESFSRMAVPGLLLASRIVDMPEFSMTTGAALPVTVEVLEEIWHQLDADRGNINSIDPKNATFEQEVALATLIISAALKHRTSCRIRYVEPGKDPGEWDEGHDLSPSRPGRLSPGHRVSRNDPCPCGSNLKYKNCCGRRRYI